In the genome of Crassostrea angulata isolate pt1a10 chromosome 6, ASM2561291v2, whole genome shotgun sequence, the window CTTTATTTCATCTGGGATCAGCATACTGTAAAAATGGTTATTTAAGTGTGGGGAAAATTTACCTTACTTATGCTTTAGAGTTAAAACCGCGTAAAATCTCCCCCATGCAAAttgttgtaaaaatgaaaactcAGGAGTTGTAAATCATGCAACTGCGCATTTATTACATACACATTTTGTTTGACTTGAGAAAACGTATACATAACCATCAGCAAGAATAACCATGCTCTTTTACAGTATCTTGTCTTTTGAAGATTACAGGTATTTAAATTCCAAGATTATAGTACCGTACCGGTATTTATGaaactttaaatatatgaaGGAAAACCagaacaaaattatatagatcTTAAGATTTTCTGATTTCCTAAAGTTTTTTGTTACATCGATTCGTTAATATTTgtccaaacaaataaaataaagaagatGTCTTGCATTTTACAGATCCAGCATATAGAGTTGTTTGAGCCAATGATCTCATCTCCAAAAGTGGCTGTATCTACCTGGTTTAAAGTCTGTCTGTACAACACAGAGAACCTAAATCAACAGTGTACAGAGATTCACAATATTCTAGACATGCACATCTCTGCCGTTGATGTGTCAGAAGAAAGCAAAACATTGGCTGTTGCTCTGCAACACAAGGTTTGTGGTCCCTTTTTGCTTTAATATCCACACTGTATTctcattataataaaatttaaccaATAAAGAGTATCACATGTTGGTGTTCACAATCTTGTGCAATAATAAATGGGTGCAAGTGGATAATGTGGTGGGATAGGTAATTTCAACTGTGAAATTGTTAGTCTTTTATTAAAACCAAATTGTTATTAATAGTgaggaaaatgattttttacgtTTTAGGTCAAATTATATGATATACAGTCAAACAAGGAGCTACAAGATTTATACGGACACACAAGAGAAATTTCCTGCATGAATTTAAGATCTAGTCCCATCAATAACTTTGTGACTGGCAGTGTAGATAGAAGGTATGTGCTACAGACCAAATAATCATGAACACTTTTCTGAAACTAAGAAAGAATGACTacaattattgatttattagaGACATTGCCTTCCTTCAAAGTCTGTTCTGTGTACTGATTGATGTTGATGATTTCAGGGTGCGAGTTTATGACACCAGGACCAGTAACCCAGTGGCCTCCTTCACCGGCCACATGTACCAGATCACCACAGTACAGATGGATGACTGGAAGGTCATCTCTGGAGGCTACGATGGATTCGTTTTTGTGTGGGACTTGCGCATGACTCAAAAACTATGGGAAATTCACAACAGGTACAAAaacatttgttgttttaaactttacattccactgtctctttaaatttatgaaaaaaaaaaatatggaattaaagatggaaaatattaaaatattaatgatctTCTCATGTTGATTCATCTTTCAGACATCCAGTTAGACACTGCAGATTTTCAGAAGAAAAACTTGTTTTTGGAAATGTTCCTTGTACTAAATTTCCAGTTCTTGATGAGTTTGAAAACAGCACACACAGGAGgtaatcattatttatttatcatccatacatttatttatcctCCATACCCAAAGTGCTGTAAGCGtatgtatcatatttaataaGCAAATGAGCTTATATAGATCAGGCATGTCTATAATTTTTTggcattatttatttgttaGGTTTCGAGGAGAAATACAGGTCTATGATTTCTCCAAGGACCAGCTGACTCAAGGAGTACCAGATATCTGCCTGTCCACTTTTGATGAACCCAGTGCTTCCAACTATAACATGGCCCTAGTGAATCCATACGACAAAATCTGAACATAATTTCGCTGTATACATCCAAGTCAGAAACAGTTATAAACACTGTTTCTTTGTTCACATAAATAATTCTCAGGGTTAGGATttatagaaaatcttttaaagtttttattaatACCAgtgtctttcatattttttttcattcaaactgtgatatacaaaagaaaaataaaatgtaatttaacagTAAAGAGATTTGTCTTTGTTTGATACAGCCTTTTATAATGTCAATGGTTCTGCAAGGGTTTTCCAGTCATTTAACTGATTCCAGAAAGAATAAGATAGATGCACATCCCTGAAATCACTGCTCCAGAAATTCTCTGGAAGATCATCCATAGGAACCAAGTCTGTTTTATCCAACAACTGAACTTTGCATTGAAAAAGTAGATCTGCCATTTCCTTGTCCTCATCATCCATTGGTCTGTGAAAGAGAatactaaatatttaaaatcttaacaGAGGAGTAAGGATACAATGTTTCATAGTTTGTCTACATTCCAAAGAGGATTTGGCTACAAATATTTAGTCTTCCCAATCCCCTTCCCAGgaaacccccccaaaaaaagaacTGGATCTAGAGAGGACTGTTCTGGAAGTCTGAACTGCATTTTGAGTAGAAAGAtcacaattttcaaataatgaaCAATGGTACTTACTTGGATGTCTCATTTCTGTGTTCAGGATGGTCTTTTGTCTCTTGTTTTTCCTGGACACTTCTTTGTTTTAGCACTGAGTAATAAAGGAATCAAAATGTTAGGCTAGAAAATGTTCATCTGTCTTTAATATTGCGATAATCACATCTTTCATGTATGTATAGGATCAATTATACACATACCATTGATTTTTTCAATTGAGGTTTGTTGTTCACCATCTACATAACTTTTCAGTGAATGGCCATCATACTTTATCTACAAAACACAAGAATAAGACTAGATTTACATTCACTaaacatttaataataaataataccaGTATATAAGGAATTGTCTTGCTGATGTATTAAAGCCAAAGAGATTATGTAGGTACCACATATCATATTttacttaaattatttttaataaaaattatgaatattgaCCAAAAGTGCTGGAAAAACAGTGTTGTTTGGCTGAACAAAACTGGATCAAGTCACATGTTCCAGTATTACATGGTTTAACTTGCCTCTCTGTAAGCTTGTGCCTTTTTTACCACCTCCCCTCCCTTTACcgcactgagccatttcatagGTGTGTTAAAGACCTCTCCCCCTTTACCCTCAATATTGCCCATCATGGTCAAAGATGCTGTGAAAACTTTCCCCATGTACAGAGCTGCTAAAACATTTTCTGCTGGATACAGGACATGTAAATCTATGAGAGATTTCAAGGGAGGGAACTTCAGACCACCATACTTCTCATATTGTGATTGTTCACATCCAATatccttaaaataaataaaaatgtttttccactctgaaaatatgatttgattgaaaaaatgtcatataaagcacattgattatcaaaatacaCCAAATTGCCAGATTATTTACATATTCTTACCATATTTTCTGCAGCTGCCTTTGTACTACATTGCTCTGTGAGagaaatgatttttacaggaGTTCCTTGTTTTTTCCAACCATTAGATTCATTCCCTTGAGAAAATGATATTTGATCACCCCCTCTTTGTGATAAATATGACACTTGACCTTGCGAtgtatcagtacatgtatatgacctttgaccttgcgatgtatcagtacatgtatatgacctTTGACCTAGTAATAGTTGCTGGGATTCAGCCTCTCTCTGACTAGCAATCCGCTCCTGTATCCTCCTTCCCAGTTCTTTACAGGACACAGGAAAGACATCACTGGAACACACTGTGCTTGGGGATATATTTTTCTCCTCTGCTGCTGATCTTGGAAGAGATATAGGAGGGGATTTGAATGATGGTTTCAATGTCGACTGCACTGGAGGAGATTTCAGAGTCTTTTGTAGGAAGGAGTTTGGATTAAAGAGAGGTGGTGATTTCATGATTTCTGATGGCCTCTTAAAGTTTTGAGATGATTGCGTTGTTGGTGCTTTTGTTTGAGGATTCTTTTTTGTAGCTGGTGGAGACAGAACAGGGGCAGGATTTCTTGATTGTGTTTGAACTTGTGCTAACACCTTTTCTGTATTGACTGTGTTTGAGTTTTGGGAATACACATAAATTATCGTTTGATTGCTTCTCGTATCTGATGCTGTAGTTTTGGGTTGATGGATTGCATGCGTTGGAATGTTTTCTGCTTGTTTAGATATGTTCATTGGTATTGCAAGCAGTCCTGTCCCAGAATGCAGTGTCTGCAAAAATAATGTtcagaatgttttaaaaatgtgtctTTTATATCAATAGATCAGTACTTCTGTTGTCAATCTCCaggacctacatgtatatatagctCACCTGTGTATTTCCAGTTCTTTGTACCCCAGCTACCACTGGTGTTGTCTGGACTTGTTTCTGACCTTTAAAGAACTCATTCTTTTTCTCCATGCTCACTTGGCTTGGAATTTTCAATGCAGGTGCAAAGAGAGAATTATTTTGAGAGGCTGGCATCACTGATACAGGATTTTTATTCATCCACTCATTCACTTTGTTTTCAAATGCGTTTGATTTTTCACTAGGCTGATTTCTCTGAACCTGGCTCTGTGCTGTGTTGCCTGTACCTTGTTTCAGGCACCTAGTCAACTCGGCTTGTTTCATCAACAAATCTTTCAGGGCAGCCTGCCTCTGAGTCAGATCCTTCATCTGCTCCCGCAGTCTGTCTCTGGCTGCCGCCGTTTTCACTGAGTGTTTCACATCAAATGATATCCTCACTTTTTCATTGCTCATTCTTTCACTGATGTTCTTCAAAGACTGGTGGACAACAGCTAACTTTTTCTCAAAACACTCTGTAAATACGCGTATCAAAAGAATTGTTGATAAATCTCTCAATTTACATACCaattatatacacatgtactgtATTTCAGCACTAGTTCTTTCACCTTTCTGATTTTTAGAAATGTCTCTATTTTTAATGTTCTTATCAATCTGGGCATGAATTTTTCTGATCTTTCCAAAGGCAGTTACCATTTCCTCTTTACTCTACAAAATATAATGTCATAGATATTCACCATAAAACTGGATGGTaggcatttttttcaaatctgcAAGCAGctagctttaaaaaaattaatctacatatgacaattttagtagagtGATCGAGTTGCAACATTTCGatgtaaatttaatcaaataaaaagaatctcACCAGAGTGCTTTCCAGATCCTTGAGGTTACTGGATGCTGTTGACATCCCACTTGATGTTTGGGAGCTCATCATTATTTGTTTATCTGCATGATTGACATTTTATTGTAAGTACCAATACGTATATGTGACAATACAGAGGTGGGAAGAAACGATAGGCCTAAAGGCCTCAACAATCATCTGAgtgtattatgtaataaaacCCTGCTGAAGAAATTTAGCAACTATTAAATAGTACAGCAAAATAAACTATAGAGAAAAATATGTTGTAAAAACATAATTCGCAAGGTACGGACCCTGTAAGATAGAGGGGAAAACACcttatattgtaaatattttattaatgaacATCTGGATAAAAAGGATAAAGTACGTTACTCaggtacaagtacatgtacttatttctCTAATTAGATGGTACAACCAAACAGCAAGCAAAGACTTTAACATAAACAATGCAGATAGAAAATCTagttacaattatttttggaaaaattaaaattattggaAAGACAGTTTGTTTTCCCTAGCAACAACATATTCCTACCTACCAAAACTCTGAATGGAACTCTGGGAGTCTGGGAACAAAACTTGTGAACCGCCAATCTGAGAATTGTTGACATCTTGTGTCTCCATAAGCCTTTCTCCTGTCTGCTTTAGTATTcccttttctttttgttttttcttagtTTGCTCTCTATATCTCATAAAAAGAAGGATGTTGCATGTATCACAGTTTTCTCTCTTCGCATTTGAAATCCATGAGTAAATTTCAGATTAACCATAACATTTTCATCagacatgtattttgtttatttagtgCACACAAATAGCACTGAGAATCAAAGTTTGAATAATACCCTCTGTCTTCAGTTTGAGTGGTCTCTTGAGAACTGAGTCTTGTTGCATCTGAGTCTTGCGAGTCCACCTTAAAAAGATCATAGTTTTACTTTTAGCATGTAGCTGAAATTCATAACTTAAACTGGTAAAACCccatattgcaatttttttttttgaattgctAATGCATGTAGTATGAAATATCAAACTAACACATATCAAAtacaatgaaattatttttaaaatcactgAAAGTTCTTtgaatttgaaaacaaccatatAAATGTATTGCTAATCCATGTTTACACTACAATACTAAGCTCAAATATAACCTCATTGGTGGTCTCTTTTGGTTGCTTTTCACAAACATCTGCATGAATTTCGTGAGTTTGAGTGAGGGTATAAGCCTTCTGTTTGTCATTTGTCAGGACAGACTGGGAGAAGTGGGATTCAATATCAGAGTCCATGTCATCTTCTGACTGCTTTTGCTTTTTTAAAGGCTGTTGAAATGGATGTAAAGAAGAAGTGATTAAAAGGCTAAATATAAGTCAATAAATCCAATTGCAGTACTGTGAAACATGGTCTTAGCAAAGCACCAGGGAGCATCGTCCAGTTTGTTataactataattttttatatttgtagaAGTTTTCATTACATAGGAAGGGATGAAACTGCTTTTGCTGAAAGCATGGGTACATCATGAGTGTGTTCAATGTAACTATGTGTTTAATTGTCTGGGAAAGCAAGTAACAGAACTTTGGCTTTTAAATTAGAGCAGCCATAGTCTTGATTTTATTAACAGTTAACATttctgctgaaataaaaaacataaaaacttcACATTTACTATAAATTTTTGTGATAGTGATTTATACTACCTGGTAATTATATCTGCATGACCCTTTATACTTTAAGGCACAAATCAACTGATCACAGTGAGcagaaatacacatacatgtgaatGACAACGTGATACCTACACTACAATATACAGGTTCCTCTATTACATTCTGAAATCTTGACCTTGTAATGGGAATAACTGGGGAGCTTGCAtctgcaagaaaaaaatattggataAATAAAATTCTACAAAAAACACTTTCCTCTTTTTTCAATGTGcgttattaaagaaataaaatactttgaCTTTTTCATTGAGATGTCAAATATAGATACCAGTACTAGACTACCGGtagtatatacatgttataAATATTGCATTTCTTTAAACTCGGACATTAATATAGTTCATTTTACATACTGTCACTGGCACAGATTGCATTCTGGAAGCTCCTACCATCTAATCCTTTTAaactagattaaaaaaaaagaagaaaaaaaagaagttagCCAAAGGGTTATCATGAAGATGAaagtttacatatatacatgaatattgatttataattttcagAAAAGCCAATTAATGTACAACCAACAAATATCACTAATAGGAGTGCATTTATAGATTACAAATGACTTATGGTGGTATAGGACACCAGTCGATATTAaagtggattaa includes:
- the LOC128190508 gene encoding uncharacterized protein LOC128190508, which encodes MDSGSDNTSVVSGTTIHSGKSSPDLSFNILKGLDGRSFQNAICASDNASSPVIPITRSRFQNVIEEPVYCSPLKKQKQSEDDMDSDIESHFSQSVLTNDKQKAYTLTQTHEIHADVCEKQPKETTNEVDSQDSDATRLSSQETTQTEDRGEQTKKKQKEKGILKQTGERLMETQDVNNSQIGGSQVLFPDSQSSIQSFDKQIMMSSQTSSGMSTASSNLKDLESTLSKEEMVTAFGKIRKIHAQIDKNIKNRDISKNQKECFEKKLAVVHQSLKNISERMSNEKVRISFDVKHSVKTAAARDRLREQMKDLTQRQAALKDLLMKQAELTRCLKQGTGNTAQSQVQRNQPSEKSNAFENKVNEWMNKNPVSVMPASQNNSLFAPALKIPSQVSMEKKNEFFKGQKQVQTTPVVAGVQRTGNTQTLHSGTGLLAIPMNISKQAENIPTHAIHQPKTTASDTRSNQTIIYVYSQNSNTVNTEKVLAQVQTQSRNPAPVLSPPATKKNPQTKAPTTQSSQNFKRPSEIMKSPPLFNPNSFLQKTLKSPPVQSTLKPSFKSPPISLPRSAAEEKNISPSTVCSSDVFPVSCKELGRRIQERIASQREAESQQLLLGQRSYTCTDTSQGQRSYTCTDTSQGQVSYLSQRGGDQISFSQGNESNGWKKQGTPVKIISLTEQCSTKAAAENMDIGCEQSQYEKYGGLKFPPLKSLIDLHVLYPAENVLAALYMGKVFTASLTMMGNIEGKGGEVFNTPMKWLSAVKGGEVVKKAQAYREIKYDGHSLKSYVDGEQQTSIEKINVLKQRSVQEKQETKDHPEHRNETSKPMDDEDKEMADLLFQCKVQLLDKTDLVPMDDLPENFWSSDFRDVHLSYSFWNQLNDWKTLAEPLTL